The Arenibacter algicola region TATCCTTGGCTATCTCTTCATGAAGAAATTCTTTCTGCTTTTCCAGATTGTTTATTTGTTTTTTAAGCTCCCAATGTATGAGGAGGGAGTTGGTATCGAAAAAAACCATCCAAACCACAAAGACCGTCAGTACCAATACATACATATTGGTAACCACCCCAAACCATTTTTTCTTTCTTATCCCTTTTAGTCCCATAGGTGATTAGCTTAATTTTTCGTTGATTATGGTCCTTACAATGTCTATGGCCACGGTGTTGTACTTGTTGTTTGGAATTATAATGTCCGCATATTCCTTGGTGGGCTCAATAAACTGATTGTGCATGGGCTTTAGCGTATTTTGATATCGATTTAAAACTTCATCCAAATCCCTGCCACGTTCAGTGATGTCCCTTTTTAAACGTCTTATCAGTCGTTCATCCGAATCCGCATGTACAAATATTTTAATGTCGAACATCTCCCTTATCTGGGGATTTGTCATGATGAGGATACCCTCTACGATCATTACCTTTCTTGGATGCGTTAGAATGGTATCGTTGGTGCGGTTGTGTTTAACAAAAGAGTAAACTGGCTGGTGAATAGGAATACCTTTCTTTAAATCTTGTAAGTGGGTACCCAACAATTCAAAATCTATGGCACGGGGATGGTCAAAATTTACCTGTGTACGCTCGTCATAGGTTAAATGGGAAAGATCGCAATAATAGGAATCTTGGGAAATAACCCCTACTTCCTCATACGGCAATTCATTTATAATTTGATTTACAACCGTAGTTTTTCCGCAACCTGTTCCTCCGGCAATCCCAATAACCAACATGCATTTCTAATTTGTTCCAAAAATAACAATTTGCTAGCAAACCGTAATAAATAAAATAGATGCCTTGCCCATATACACATAATCTTTTTATCCCCATCCAACGTAAGTATAGGAGGTGTTGGTGATGTCTTTAATTTTTCTTTAAGCCATTGAATTAATTTTTTCGTAATCTATAATTAATTTAACAGATAAAAATCAGATAATGATAAAATTAGCGTTATATTCTTTGGGTGTGATTTTTTCTTTTGAAGTTTAAAAAATTAACAAATACCCAACATAAATATAGAATATATTTGGGCGTTTTTCGGGTAGTTCATTTTTTATAGTGATTCGTATTTTTTTCATTTAACCAGTATTTTATTATTCCTATATGACGAGTAGAACTCTTTTTCAATTCAAAACACGCCTAATTCTAGTATTGGGTGTATTTTTCTGCTGTGGCTTGGCGTACTCTCAAAAAGATTTGCCCATAAATATAGAAGATGCCAAAGTAAAGCCTCTTCCCAGTTTGGTAAATAGCGACTTGCAGAAAAGATTGGAAAAGGAGCTCATGTCCAATCCCAACTGGAAATCTTTAATGAACAATAACAAGATGGCCGTTGGCATAGTAGATCTGTCAAATCCCGAAAATGCAAAATATGCCAGTATTAATGGTGACTATATGATGTATGCTGCCAGTTTGCCCAAAATAGCGGTGCTATTATCCTCTATGGATGCCATAGAAAAAGGGGAGCTTAAGGAAACCCAGGAAATAAAGAAGGATATGCGATCTATGATCAGCAAATCCAACAATGAAGCAACCACCAGAATGATAGATCGTTTGGGATATGATAAAATACAGTCCGTTATGACCGATCCAAAATATATGTTCTATGATGAAAGTAAGGGCGGCGGATTATGGGTCGGTAAAAGATATGGAAGCGGTGGGGATACCAATAGGGAGCCATTAAAGAATTTGTCCCATGCTGCCACAGTAAACCAAGTATGTAGGTATTATTATCTGTTGGCCAATGGCAAATTGGTGAATAAGGGTAGGTCCAAACAAATGTTGGATATCATGGGGGATCCCGAACTTCACCATAAATTTGTAAATACCTTGGACAATATTGCTCCCGATGCCAGATTATATAGAAAGTCGGGCTCTTGGAGAACCTTTCATTCCGATTCTATTTTGGTTTGGGGAAATAATCCCAACCGACGTTATATTTTGGTTGCCTTAATAGATGATGCAGGAGGTGAGCAAATCATTAGGGACTTGGTAAGGCCCGTAGAAAGAGTGTTGAAGGCAGAGAGGGTACAATTTGCCGTTAACTAGATCCATTTAGTATATTTCCTTTTGTTTATTCGTATAATGTTTGCCAATGAATTAATTTTGGCCCCAATCTTCTATGGATTGGTTTTAGATAGGAGTGCTGTTGGATATTACTAAAACGCATGAAAATTGAACTACCTTATTTCATTTATTAAAACGTTTAAAACCTACATTCTAAAGGCATTTGATTTAAAAGAGGAGGAACTGACCAAAACACTTCTACTTCAATTAAATATATTCTTCATTATTACGGTTTTATTGATAGTAAAACCTACTATAAATTCGCTTTTTCTTTCTGAACTTTCTTCGGATGCACTGCCATTGGGCTATGTTT contains the following coding sequences:
- a CDS encoding serine hydrolase, producing MTSRTLFQFKTRLILVLGVFFCCGLAYSQKDLPINIEDAKVKPLPSLVNSDLQKRLEKELMSNPNWKSLMNNNKMAVGIVDLSNPENAKYASINGDYMMYAASLPKIAVLLSSMDAIEKGELKETQEIKKDMRSMISKSNNEATTRMIDRLGYDKIQSVMTDPKYMFYDESKGGGLWVGKRYGSGGDTNREPLKNLSHAATVNQVCRYYYLLANGKLVNKGRSKQMLDIMGDPELHHKFVNTLDNIAPDARLYRKSGSWRTFHSDSILVWGNNPNRRYILVALIDDAGGEQIIRDLVRPVERVLKAERVQFAVN
- the udk gene encoding uridine kinase, translating into MLVIGIAGGTGCGKTTVVNQIINELPYEEVGVISQDSYYCDLSHLTYDERTQVNFDHPRAIDFELLGTHLQDLKKGIPIHQPVYSFVKHNRTNDTILTHPRKVMIVEGILIMTNPQIREMFDIKIFVHADSDERLIRRLKRDITERGRDLDEVLNRYQNTLKPMHNQFIEPTKEYADIIIPNNKYNTVAIDIVRTIINEKLS
- a CDS encoding FtsB family cell division protein codes for the protein MGLKGIRKKKWFGVVTNMYVLVLTVFVVWMVFFDTNSLLIHWELKKQINNLEKQKEFLHEEIAKDKKIIEKLSDPEELEKFAREQYYLKKKNEEIYLIEYEDSVKTKEDE